The Streptomyces aurantiacus genome includes a region encoding these proteins:
- a CDS encoding endonuclease V yields MTTVRIPAGWPATEDQARAVQDELRTRVVLDEPGPPPGSGHVTGVDVAYDDGRDLVVAAAVVLDAATLDVVAESTAVGRVSFPYVPGLLAFREIPAVLAALEALPCAPGLVVCDGYGLAHPRRFGLASHLGVLTGLPTIGVAKNPFTFAYEEPGEARGSASPLLAGEEEVGRALRTQAGIKPVFVSVGHRVTLDTACAHTLQLAPRFRLPETTRRADALCRRELRAATG; encoded by the coding sequence ATGACGACCGTACGCATCCCCGCGGGCTGGCCCGCCACCGAAGACCAGGCCCGGGCCGTGCAGGACGAGTTGAGGACCCGGGTCGTCCTCGACGAACCCGGGCCACCGCCCGGCAGCGGTCACGTCACCGGGGTGGACGTGGCCTACGACGACGGGCGTGACCTCGTCGTGGCCGCGGCCGTCGTGCTCGACGCGGCGACGCTCGACGTGGTCGCCGAATCCACGGCCGTCGGCCGGGTGTCCTTCCCGTACGTTCCCGGGCTGCTCGCCTTCCGGGAGATCCCGGCGGTCCTGGCCGCGCTCGAAGCCCTGCCGTGCGCACCGGGCCTGGTGGTCTGCGACGGCTACGGGCTCGCCCATCCCCGCCGCTTCGGCCTGGCGAGCCACCTCGGCGTCCTCACCGGCCTCCCGACGATCGGGGTCGCCAAGAACCCCTTCACGTTCGCGTACGAGGAGCCGGGCGAGGCACGCGGATCGGCCTCCCCGCTGCTCGCGGGCGAGGAGGAGGTCGGCCGGGCCCTGCGCACCCAGGCGGGGATCAAGCCGGTGTTCGTGTCGGTCGGCCACCGGGTGACTCTGGACACCGCCTGCGCCCACACCCTCCAGCTCGCGCCGCGCTTCCGCCTCCCGGAGACGACCCGCCGGGCGGACGCCCTGTGCCGACGGGAGCTGAGGGCGGCCACCGGATGA
- a CDS encoding YCF48-related protein yields the protein MRGLGKTRRTRRTGLTRRLLTVGVCTAALAAALTAPAQAHGPGAGHGQGAGPVGGKPPHWDLKDSGTDARFRGLSAVSRKTAWLAGSKGTVLRTTDGGASWRNVSPPGAADLEFRDVEAFDGRRAVVLAIGEGEASRVLRTEDGGATWTESFRNTDAKAFYDCMTFFDRRHGLAMSDPVDGKFRILSTGDGGRTWKVLPSDGMPAAQEGEAGFAASGQCLVASGPRDVWMATGGAARARVLHSADRGLTWTAADTPIPAGDPARGVFALAFRDRTHGIAVGGDYRADQASPRAAAVSGDGGRGWASASTPPPAYRSGVTWLPYSRTSALAVGPTGTDLTTNGGRTWRTLDTGSYDTVDCTPDLACWASGEKGRVARLER from the coding sequence ATGAGGGGCTTGGGGAAGACGCGACGAACGAGACGTACGGGACTCACGAGGCGCCTGCTGACGGTGGGAGTGTGCACGGCGGCTCTCGCGGCCGCTCTCACGGCTCCGGCGCAGGCACACGGACCGGGCGCCGGACACGGCCAGGGCGCCGGCCCGGTTGGCGGAAAACCGCCGCACTGGGACCTCAAGGACAGCGGCACGGACGCGCGCTTCCGCGGGCTCTCCGCCGTCAGCCGGAAGACCGCCTGGCTGGCCGGATCCAAGGGCACCGTGCTGCGCACCACCGACGGCGGCGCGAGCTGGCGGAACGTGTCGCCGCCCGGGGCCGCCGACTTGGAGTTCCGCGACGTCGAGGCCTTCGACGGGCGGCGCGCCGTAGTGCTGGCCATCGGCGAGGGTGAGGCGTCCAGGGTCCTGCGCACCGAGGACGGCGGCGCGACCTGGACCGAATCCTTCCGCAACACCGACGCCAAGGCCTTCTACGACTGCATGACCTTCTTCGACCGGCGCCACGGTCTGGCGATGAGCGACCCCGTCGACGGAAAGTTCCGCATCCTGTCGACCGGCGACGGCGGCCGCACCTGGAAGGTGCTGCCGAGCGACGGCATGCCCGCGGCCCAGGAGGGCGAGGCGGGGTTCGCGGCCAGTGGGCAATGCCTGGTCGCCTCGGGCCCGCGTGACGTGTGGATGGCCACCGGCGGCGCCGCACGCGCGCGCGTGCTGCACTCCGCCGACCGCGGTCTGACCTGGACGGCCGCCGACACCCCGATTCCGGCGGGAGATCCGGCGCGCGGAGTCTTCGCGCTGGCCTTCCGCGACCGCACGCACGGCATCGCGGTCGGCGGCGACTACCGCGCCGACCAGGCCTCACCCCGGGCGGCCGCGGTCAGCGGCGACGGCGGCCGCGGCTGGGCCTCGGCCAGCACGCCGCCGCCCGCCTACCGCTCCGGCGTCACCTGGCTCCCTTACAGCCGCACCTCCGCCCTCGCGGTCGGCCCCACCGGCACCGACCTCACCACGAACGGCGGACGGACCTGGCGCACGCTGGACACCGGCTCGTACGACACCGTGGACTGCACCCCCGACCTGGCCTGCTGGGCCTCCGGCGAGAAGGGCCGGGTGGCACGGCTGGAACGCTGA
- a CDS encoding SsgA family sporulation/cell division regulator: MPSIPATLGYDPRDPFAVRMSFPAPSTLEGVEVCWTFARELLASGLEEEVGHGDVRVRPYGYDRIVLEFHAPEGTAVIHVRAGELRHFLESSTELVPVGLEHLYQDLDHELTELLRDSC, encoded by the coding sequence ATGCCGAGCATTCCCGCCACACTCGGCTACGATCCGCGCGATCCCTTCGCCGTCCGCATGTCCTTCCCGGCCCCGTCCACGCTGGAAGGCGTGGAGGTGTGCTGGACGTTCGCCCGCGAGCTGCTCGCCTCGGGGCTGGAGGAGGAGGTGGGGCACGGGGACGTGCGCGTGCGGCCGTACGGCTACGACCGCATCGTCCTTGAGTTCCACGCCCCGGAGGGCACCGCCGTGATCCATGTGCGCGCGGGCGAGCTGCGGCACTTCCTGGAGAGTTCGACGGAGTTGGTGCCCGTCGGTCTGGAGCACCTGTACCAGGATCTGGACCACGAGCTCACCGAACTGCTGCGGGACTCCTGCTGA
- a CDS encoding GOLPH3/VPS74 family protein: protein MPNGPLSLPARLYLLAWDTTKLKVTGAAHLPHLVRAGALTELAQRGLLADADGIATPTDPDGRTGDPVLDGLLELVEESRPHRWKTWVSLRARITLDAVQAQLAAGGYLRADKTRVLGVFPTVEYGIDRVAVVDGLRAEARLVLEGPLPVGEVSERDAALVALAAAAELRTLLSGRERRQYEERVRALAERSGPATPALKQAVQEVRSAVVGSMATAGVSGN from the coding sequence GTGCCCAACGGTCCGCTCTCGCTGCCCGCCCGTCTCTACCTGCTGGCCTGGGACACCACGAAGCTCAAGGTCACCGGCGCCGCCCACCTCCCGCACCTGGTCCGGGCCGGCGCCCTCACCGAGCTGGCGCAGCGAGGGCTGCTCGCCGACGCCGACGGCATCGCGACGCCCACGGATCCCGACGGCCGGACCGGGGACCCGGTCCTCGACGGGCTCCTGGAACTCGTCGAGGAGTCCCGGCCGCACCGGTGGAAGACCTGGGTCTCGCTGCGGGCCCGCATCACGCTGGACGCCGTACAGGCGCAGCTCGCCGCGGGCGGGTACCTGCGCGCCGACAAGACCCGGGTGCTCGGTGTGTTCCCGACCGTGGAGTACGGCATCGACCGGGTCGCCGTCGTGGACGGGCTGCGTGCGGAGGCACGGCTGGTTCTGGAGGGTCCGCTGCCCGTGGGCGAGGTCTCCGAACGGGACGCGGCGCTCGTCGCCCTCGCCGCCGCGGCAGAGCTGCGCACGCTGCTGTCGGGCAGGGAGCGGCGGCAGTACGAGGAGCGCGTCCGGGCCCTGGCCGAACGCAGTGGGCCGGCCACTCCGGCTCTGAAGCAGGCGGTCCAGGAGGTGCGTTCGGCGGTGGTCGGGTCGATGGCGACCGCCGGGGTGTCCGGGAACTGA
- a CDS encoding ABC-F family ATP-binding cassette domain-containing protein: MSTSPTSITCTSLSFAWPDGTPVFEDLQVAFGPGRTGLVGVNGSGKSTLLKLIAGQLTPAEGTVRVAGEVGRLPQNVTLDTGLRVDEVLDIAAQRAALHAIEAGDPSTEHFDVVGDDWDVEERAVATLGELGLGHIGLDRTIGEVSGGESVLLRLAALLLRRPDVLLLDEPTNNLDLYARRRLYAAVEAWSGVLVVVSHDRELLDLVDQIADLRSGEVAWYGGNLSAYEEALATEQDAAERMVRVAESDLKKQKRELADAQVKLARRKRYGQKMFEQKREPKIVMGARKRSAQESAGKHRIMHEEKLAGAKERLDEAVEAVRDDDEIRVDLPYTAVPPGRTVLTLQDLQPAYGAGVAGNLDLRGPERVALIGRNGSGKTTLLRTIAGELAPVSGEAHAHVPLRFLPQRLDVLDDELTVAENVARFSPGATNNRIRARLARFLFRGARADQTAATLSGGERFRAALAALMLAEPAPQLLMLDEPTNNLDMASVRQLTTALESYEGALIVASHDVPFLESIGITRWLLLEGELKEITPEAVGYPG; this comes from the coding sequence ATGTCTACTTCCCCCACTTCCATCACCTGCACCTCCCTCTCCTTCGCCTGGCCCGACGGCACTCCCGTCTTCGAGGATCTCCAGGTGGCGTTCGGTCCCGGCAGGACCGGGCTCGTCGGGGTCAACGGCTCAGGGAAGTCGACCCTGTTGAAGCTGATCGCGGGGCAGCTCACCCCGGCCGAGGGCACCGTCCGTGTCGCCGGCGAGGTCGGGCGGCTTCCGCAGAACGTCACCCTCGACACCGGGCTGCGGGTCGACGAGGTGCTGGACATCGCCGCCCAGCGCGCCGCGCTGCACGCCATCGAGGCCGGCGACCCGTCCACGGAGCACTTCGACGTCGTGGGCGACGACTGGGACGTCGAGGAGCGTGCCGTGGCGACGCTCGGTGAACTCGGCCTCGGCCACATCGGGCTGGACCGCACCATCGGCGAGGTCTCGGGCGGCGAGTCGGTCCTGCTGCGCCTGGCGGCGCTGCTGCTGCGCCGGCCGGACGTGCTCCTCCTGGACGAGCCCACCAACAACCTCGACCTGTACGCGCGCCGGCGCCTGTACGCGGCCGTCGAGGCCTGGTCCGGCGTCCTGGTCGTGGTCAGCCACGACCGTGAACTCCTGGACCTGGTCGACCAGATCGCCGACCTGCGCTCCGGTGAGGTCGCCTGGTACGGCGGCAACCTCTCGGCGTACGAGGAGGCGCTCGCCACCGAACAGGACGCTGCCGAGCGCATGGTGCGCGTCGCCGAGTCCGATCTGAAGAAGCAGAAGCGCGAACTGGCCGACGCACAGGTCAAGCTGGCCCGTCGCAAGCGGTACGGCCAGAAGATGTTCGAGCAGAAGCGTGAGCCGAAGATCGTGATGGGTGCGCGCAAACGCTCGGCCCAGGAGTCCGCGGGCAAGCACCGCATCATGCACGAGGAGAAACTCGCCGGTGCCAAGGAGCGGCTCGACGAGGCCGTGGAGGCGGTGCGGGACGACGACGAGATCCGCGTCGACCTGCCGTACACGGCCGTACCCCCCGGCCGTACCGTACTGACCCTCCAGGACCTGCAGCCGGCGTACGGCGCGGGCGTGGCGGGCAACCTCGATCTGCGCGGGCCCGAGCGGGTCGCGCTGATCGGGCGCAACGGATCGGGCAAGACGACCCTGCTGCGAACGATCGCCGGGGAGCTGGCACCGGTCTCCGGGGAAGCACACGCCCATGTGCCCCTGCGTTTCCTGCCCCAGCGGCTCGACGTGCTGGACGACGAGCTGACGGTCGCCGAGAACGTGGCCCGGTTCTCTCCCGGCGCCACCAACAACCGGATCCGGGCGCGACTGGCCCGCTTCCTGTTCCGGGGCGCGCGGGCCGACCAGACGGCGGCGACGCTCTCCGGCGGCGAACGCTTCCGGGCGGCGCTGGCCGCACTGATGCTCGCCGAGCCCGCACCGCAGCTCCTGATGCTCGACGAGCCGACCAACAACCTCGACATGGCGAGCGTGCGGCAGCTCACCACGGCTCTGGAGTCGTACGAGGGGGCGCTGATCGTCGCCAGTCACGACGTGCCGTTCCTGGAGTCGATCGGCATCACGCGCTGGCTGCTGCTGGAAGGAGAACTGAAGGAAATCACGCCGGAAGCTGTCGGGTATCCCGGCTAG
- a CDS encoding excinuclease ABC subunit UvrA produces MSQSTTRTRPPVTTSDQPVPGTHSFIHVVGARENNLRDVTLRIPKGRLTVFTGVSGSGKSSVVFDTIAVESQRQLNETFTWFVRNRLPKYERPHAEAIEDLSPAIVVDQKPVGGHSRSTVGTMTDVYSVIRVLFSRHGTPSAGPATAYSFNDPTGMCPDCDGLGRTVRPDWDRILDPARSLADGAILFPPFTAGTWQGQGYTNTTELDPHKPVGEFTAAEREFLLRGRSGSKVTISGSGGTWSTDYEGLADRFERLYLKRDVSALSQKTRDQVRGYMTEGLCPGCRGARLNGAALATRIGNGAAGRPGLSIADCTRMQVSDLIPVLRDIDDPVATPVAAAAVASLERIEAIGLGYLSLDRETSTLSGGEGQRLKMVRHLGSSLTGMTYIFDEPSVGLHPRDVGRLGDLLLRLRDKGNTVLVVEHDPDVIALADHVVDMGPRAGADGGRVVFEGTPRELASADTLTGRCLNRRPRVKPEPRAATGGLRVKGADLHNLRNVTVEFPTGVLTAVTGVAGSGKSTLVSKEFTAAYPDAVVVDQSSIGISARSTPATYLGVMDTVRKVFARETGVEPGLFSFNSDGACGTCQGRGVSHTDLAFMDPVTTTCPDCEGRRFKDEVLRLTVGGNSIVDVLEMTADQALGFFEDAGVRRRLRALRDVGLTYLTLGQPLSTLSGGERQRIKLATRLHRTGAVYVLDEPTTGLHMSDVDGLLSLLDRLVDAGNTVVVVEHHLDVVAHADWVVDLGPDGGRDGGRVVFEGTPGQLLEARGSFTAEHLRRYVG; encoded by the coding sequence ATGAGTCAGTCCACCACCCGCACACGTCCGCCCGTCACCACCTCTGACCAGCCCGTTCCCGGTACTCACTCGTTCATCCACGTCGTCGGGGCCCGTGAGAACAACCTTCGGGATGTGACCCTGCGCATCCCGAAGGGCCGGCTCACCGTCTTCACCGGGGTGTCGGGTTCGGGCAAGTCGTCGGTCGTCTTCGACACGATCGCGGTCGAGTCGCAGCGCCAGCTCAACGAGACGTTCACCTGGTTCGTCCGCAACCGGCTGCCGAAGTACGAGCGGCCGCACGCGGAGGCCATCGAGGACCTCTCGCCCGCGATCGTCGTCGACCAGAAGCCGGTCGGCGGCCACTCCCGGTCGACCGTGGGCACGATGACGGACGTGTACTCGGTGATCCGCGTCCTGTTCTCGCGGCACGGCACCCCGAGCGCGGGCCCGGCCACCGCGTACTCGTTCAACGATCCGACGGGCATGTGCCCCGACTGCGACGGCCTCGGGCGCACCGTCCGGCCCGACTGGGACCGCATCCTGGACCCGGCCCGGTCCCTGGCGGACGGCGCGATCCTCTTCCCGCCGTTCACCGCGGGGACCTGGCAGGGGCAGGGGTACACGAACACCACCGAGCTGGACCCGCACAAGCCGGTGGGCGAGTTCACCGCGGCCGAGCGGGAGTTCCTGCTGCGCGGGCGCTCCGGAAGCAAGGTCACCATCAGTGGTTCGGGCGGTACCTGGAGCACCGACTACGAAGGGCTCGCCGACCGCTTCGAGCGGCTGTATCTCAAGCGGGACGTGTCCGCGCTCAGCCAGAAGACACGGGACCAGGTGCGGGGCTACATGACGGAGGGGCTGTGCCCGGGCTGCCGGGGTGCGCGGCTGAACGGGGCGGCGCTCGCCACCCGGATCGGCAACGGGGCGGCCGGGCGGCCGGGCCTGTCCATCGCGGACTGCACCCGGATGCAGGTCAGCGACCTGATCCCGGTCCTGCGGGACATCGACGACCCGGTCGCCACACCGGTCGCGGCGGCGGCCGTGGCCTCGCTGGAGCGCATCGAGGCGATCGGGCTCGGCTACCTGAGCCTGGACCGGGAGACCTCGACGCTGTCCGGCGGGGAGGGGCAGCGGCTGAAGATGGTGCGGCATCTCGGGTCGAGCCTGACCGGGATGACGTACATCTTCGACGAGCCGAGCGTCGGGCTGCACCCGCGTGACGTCGGGCGGCTCGGGGACCTGCTGCTGCGGCTGCGGGACAAGGGGAACACCGTGCTCGTCGTCGAGCACGACCCCGACGTCATCGCCCTCGCCGACCACGTGGTGGACATGGGGCCCCGGGCGGGGGCCGACGGCGGCCGGGTGGTGTTCGAGGGGACGCCCCGCGAGCTGGCCTCGGCCGACACCCTGACCGGCCGCTGCCTGAACCGCCGCCCGCGGGTGAAGCCGGAGCCGCGGGCCGCCACCGGCGGGCTCCGGGTGAAGGGCGCGGACCTGCACAACCTGCGGAACGTCACGGTGGAGTTCCCGACGGGTGTACTGACCGCGGTGACCGGCGTCGCCGGGTCGGGAAAGAGCACGCTCGTGTCGAAGGAGTTCACGGCCGCGTACCCGGACGCCGTGGTGGTCGACCAGTCGTCCATCGGCATCTCGGCGCGGTCGACGCCGGCCACCTACCTCGGCGTGATGGACACCGTACGGAAGGTCTTCGCGCGGGAGACCGGGGTCGAGCCGGGACTGTTCAGCTTCAACTCCGATGGAGCGTGCGGGACATGCCAGGGCCGCGGGGTCAGCCACACCGATCTCGCGTTCATGGATCCGGTGACGACGACCTGCCCCGACTGCGAGGGGCGGCGCTTCAAGGACGAGGTGCTGCGGCTGACCGTGGGCGGCAACTCCATCGTGGACGTACTGGAGATGACGGCCGATCAGGCGCTCGGCTTCTTCGAGGACGCCGGGGTGCGCCGCAGGCTGCGAGCCCTGCGGGACGTGGGCCTCACCTATCTGACGCTCGGTCAGCCCCTGTCGACGCTCTCCGGCGGGGAACGGCAGCGCATCAAACTCGCGACGCGGCTCCACCGGACCGGGGCGGTGTACGTCCTCGACGAGCCGACGACCGGCCTGCACATGTCGGACGTCGACGGGCTGCTCTCCCTGCTCGACCGGCTGGTCGACGCGGGCAACACCGTCGTGGTCGTCGAACATCACCTCGATGTCGTCGCCCACGCCGACTGGGTCGTCGACCTCGGTCCCGACGGCGGCAGGGACGGCGGCCGGGTCGTCTTCGAGGGGACGCCCGGGCAGCTGCTGGAGGCACGGGGGTCGTTCACGGCGGAGCACCTCCGGCGGTATGTCGGCTAG
- the ddaH gene encoding dimethylargininase, which yields MPSQKALIRRPGPRLAEGLVTHIERTAVDVELAAEQWEAYAQALRTHGWETVEVEPADDCPDSVFVEDAVVVFRNVALIGRPGAESRRGETAGVEEAVARLGCSVNWVWEPGTLDGGDVLKVGDTIYVGLGGRTNAAGVQQLRAAFEPLGARVVAVPVSKVLHLKSAVTALPDGTVVGHEPLVDTPSLFPRFLAVPEEAGSHVVLLGGGKLLMAASAPKTAELFAGLGHEPVLVDISEFEKIEGCVTCLSVRLRELYA from the coding sequence GTGCCCAGCCAGAAGGCCCTCATCCGCCGCCCCGGCCCCCGCCTGGCCGAAGGTCTCGTCACGCACATCGAACGGACGGCGGTCGACGTCGAGCTGGCGGCCGAGCAGTGGGAGGCGTACGCGCAGGCGCTGCGGACGCACGGCTGGGAGACGGTCGAGGTGGAGCCCGCGGACGACTGCCCGGACTCCGTGTTCGTGGAGGACGCGGTGGTCGTCTTCCGCAACGTGGCGCTGATCGGCCGCCCGGGCGCGGAGTCCCGGCGCGGCGAGACCGCCGGGGTCGAGGAGGCGGTGGCCCGGCTCGGCTGCTCGGTGAACTGGGTGTGGGAGCCGGGCACGCTCGACGGCGGCGACGTCCTGAAGGTCGGCGACACGATCTACGTGGGTCTCGGCGGACGGACCAACGCCGCCGGGGTCCAGCAGCTGCGGGCCGCGTTCGAGCCGCTCGGGGCCCGTGTCGTCGCCGTACCGGTGAGCAAGGTGCTGCACCTGAAGTCGGCCGTCACCGCTCTGCCGGACGGCACGGTCGTCGGGCACGAGCCGCTGGTGGACACGCCGTCACTGTTCCCGCGCTTCCTGGCGGTGCCGGAGGAGGCCGGATCGCACGTCGTCCTGCTCGGCGGCGGGAAGCTCCTGATGGCGGCGAGCGCTCCCAAGACCGCGGAACTGTTCGCCGGCCTCGGCCACGAGCCGGTGCTCGTCGACATCAGCGAGTTCGAGAAGATCGAGGGCTGTGTGACATGCCTCTCGGTCCGGCTGCGGGAGCTCTACGCGTGA
- a CDS encoding acyl-ACP desaturase, with protein MTITSPHLNSPSSDWTDARLLFALEEVVETELNRHLKVAKDWMPHEYVPWSDARNFPGVFEDGEAWDKEQSKVTELGRIALVVNLLTEDNLPSYHHEIASLFGRDGAWGTWVHRWTAEEGRHGIVMRDYLLASRAVDPDQLEAFRMQHMSEGFESDNRHSMLHSVAYVAFQELATRVSHRNTGHQSGDPVCDRMLARIATDENLHMVFYRNLLKAAFELAPDLTMQAVRDVIVQFRMPGHGMPGFERAAAQMAIGEVYNMRIHHDDVLMPVLRHLRVLQIDGLGPEGLKAQEELGLYMGGLDAEASKFDEKLAARKARMAARAASA; from the coding sequence GTGACGATCACTTCTCCCCATCTCAACAGCCCGTCCTCCGACTGGACCGACGCACGGCTGCTGTTCGCGCTGGAAGAAGTGGTGGAGACCGAACTCAACCGTCACCTGAAGGTCGCCAAGGACTGGATGCCGCACGAGTACGTGCCCTGGTCCGACGCCCGTAACTTCCCCGGCGTCTTCGAGGACGGCGAGGCCTGGGACAAGGAGCAGTCCAAGGTCACCGAGCTCGGCCGCATCGCGCTGGTCGTGAACCTCCTCACCGAGGACAACCTGCCCAGCTACCACCACGAAATCGCTTCCCTCTTCGGCCGCGACGGCGCCTGGGGCACCTGGGTGCACCGCTGGACCGCGGAAGAGGGCCGCCACGGCATCGTGATGCGCGACTACCTGCTCGCGTCGCGGGCCGTGGACCCGGACCAGCTCGAAGCGTTCCGTATGCAGCACATGAGCGAGGGCTTCGAGTCGGACAACCGCCACTCGATGCTCCACTCGGTCGCGTACGTCGCCTTCCAGGAGCTCGCGACCCGCGTCTCGCACCGCAACACCGGCCACCAGTCGGGCGACCCCGTCTGTGACCGGATGCTGGCGCGCATCGCCACCGACGAGAACCTGCACATGGTCTTCTACCGCAACCTGCTCAAGGCCGCGTTCGAGCTCGCCCCCGACCTGACCATGCAGGCCGTGCGGGACGTCATCGTCCAGTTCCGGATGCCCGGACACGGCATGCCCGGCTTCGAGCGCGCCGCCGCGCAGATGGCGATCGGCGAGGTCTACAACATGCGGATCCACCACGACGACGTGCTGATGCCGGTGCTCCGCCACCTCAGGGTCCTGCAGATCGACGGCCTGGGCCCCGAGGGCCTCAAGGCGCAGGAGGAGCTCGGCCTCTACATGGGCGGCCTGGACGCCGAGGCCTCGAAGTTCGACGAGAAGCTCGCGGCCCGCAAGGCCCGCATGGCGGCCCGCGCCGCCTCCGCGTGA